The nucleotide sequence ACCCAATACCCCCGAAGAAATCGTAAGTAAAGGaacactcaaaaattaatatcttaattgtattatttttttttaattagatgGATGATAAAAAATCCGAACCCGCAATGGAAGAAGTAAGTTCTTTATAATTCTTTTCGTCACTTATTTACGAAAATTTCTTTACGTATTTAGGACCCAGCTTTAAATTTCGCGACGAAAATCGTCAGCTCAATCATgactcaaaataatttatcgtCTGAATTTCAAATTGCCGGAATTTGCAAAGCCGTTGAAATTGCCAAGAAAGGATTTTACGAATTGAAAACCACCGAAACAATTCTACAAGACATTTACAACGCGGAAATTGCAATTTTCCCTAAACCAAATTCTCAGGATGAGCCTTACAGTCCCAGTGATACCATAGAGACTATTGATCTTACAATATCCGACGATGAAGGTCCGTTAGATTTATCTCACACCATGCCAAAGTTGTCTTTGTTATCACCAGACACATCAAACACATCTCTCCCAGccgaagaaaataataaaactgaaACGAACAATATTAATAACCAAAACATATATGAAGACATAagcgattttgaatcaaaccATGAAGAAGAAATCACCGAAAAAGttgaagatataaaaaaagacgatgaaaatgaaaacacTAAGTTCGAAAGACGCATTGTTGATGTAACCCacttcaaaaactttaatactAGGTTGGTGAATCATTTGCTTGATCAAACTGTTTACGGATCATACACTGAAGCAAGTGCAGCAATGCGTAGGTTGCAACAAATTACAAATACCCCTTCGAACGCAATAACAGTAATCCACGTTGGCACTAACTGCATGAATTgtgattattataattatcaaaatcaaGCATACCACAACGACTATACCGATTATTCTAATCAttacaatcaaaattattcattcCATGGTGAATATAACGCAAACATGAATTATCCAGATACGATGAGAAATGATAGTAACGGACAAtacttttatacaaattatgaTGAGCACACAAGAAGGGCGAATGAAGAGAATTTACCTCAACCTGACTACAACAATCAATTTGATAACAACGAAGAGGAAGGAAATATCGAAAGTGTATCGAAATTTCCTGAAGACCACGGCGAAAAGGATTTTAAAATAGAGGAAGACAAAATTGAAggtaaatatattattattaaacataaaaaatcatcccttttttatttttctaccattctagtttatgataagatatagaaataataaatcataaataaaaaattgggtTATACAACTTGTTAAGAAAagtaacaatttcaaaaaaatcatgttttctttatttttgggagttagaATGTGTTttatgtttcaaattaaagctgaaacattctagtttatgataaagtATAGAAATATTAGGGTTTGATTATaagaattttgagaaataaaatcataactaaaaaattaggttatatACCTTGTtaggaaaagtaaaaatttcaaaaaaatcataatttctttatttttgggagttagaATGTgttttatgtctcaaattaaagctgaaatattctagtttatgataaagtatagaaatattattgtttgatTGTAAGAATTTtcagaaataaaatcataactaaaaaattagatTATATAACTTGTTAAGAAAagtaaaagtttcaaaaaaatcatcttttctttatttttgggagttagaATGTgttttatgtctcaaattaaagctgaaacattctagtttatgataaagtataaaaatattaggGTTTGATTGAAAGAATtttcagaaataaaattataactaaaaaattaggttatatAACTTGttaagaaaagtaaaaatttcaaaaaaatcatcctttctttatttttgggagttagaATGTgttttatgtctcaaattaaagctgaaacattctagtttatgataaagtATAGAAATATTAGGGTTTGATTGTAAGAATTTtcagaaataaaatcataactaaaaaattaggttatatAACTTGTTAAGAAAAGTAACAATTTCAAAGAAAtcataatttctttatttttgggagttagaATGTgttttatgtctcaaattaaaactgaaacattctagtttatgataaagtATAGAAATATTAGGGTTTGATTGAAAGAATTATCAGAAATCAAatcataactaaaaaattaggttatatAACTTGTTAAGAAAagtaacaatttcaaaaaaatcatcctttctttatttttgggagttagaATGTgttttatgtctcaaattaaagctgaaacattctagtttatgataaagtATAGAAATATTAGGGTTTGATTGTAAGAATTTTCAGAAATcaaatcataattaaaaaattaggttatatAACTTGTTAAGAAAagtaaaagtttcaaaaaaatcatactttctttatttttgggagttagaATGTgttttatgtctcaaattaaagctgaaacattctagtttatgataaagtATAGAAATATTAGAGTTTGATTGTAAGAATTTtcagaaataaaatcataaataaaaaattgggtTATACAACTTGTTAAGAAAAgtaaagatttcaaaaaaatcataatttctttatttttgggagttagaATGTgttttatgtctcaaattaaagctgaaacattctagtttatgataaagtATAGAAATATTAGGGTTTGATTgcaaaaattttcagaaataaaatcataagtAACAAATTaggttatacagggtgtcacacaaaaaacgccccaagctgtaactctgtcatttatattccgattttcatgaccgaggcatcaaatgaaatggtttgatgaatactatggttcatgctacaaataaatttttttcaaggccatcttcaattttaagcgattattaacttttgtttttcaaattgctccatatatttttcttcacgtcattagatagagattgtttttctgaatccactgaTGTGCAATACATCcactttgaatgtaattttagcagaaaaaagacacctgtatatacaggttgtcgcACAAGAACGCcgtaagctgtaactctgtcatttaacttccgatttttatgaacgaggtatcaaatgaaatggtttgatgaatgctatgattcatactacaaataaactttttccaacgccatcttcgatttcaagcgattatcaacttttgattttcaaattgctcggtatgtttttcttcacgttatgGGATAGAAATTGTTTTCTGAGCCCATTGATGTgcaatacattaacattaattgtaattttagcagagaaaaacaattaaaacattttccgaacCTTGTCTTAGTCACTTCTGTAATACTgcagtgtgccatggaaaaaaataacacgcaAAACTGATAACACTCATTAAATGCTATTTCAATGCCCaagcagttgtaaatgatacttataagttggtttttcatttatcccatggcacactacagtataacacaagtgactttaagagaatgttcagaaactattttattgtttttctatgctacaattacaattaatgttgatgtattgtacattaatggattcagaaaaaaaaactctatccaatagcgtgaagaaaaacataccgagtaatttgaaaatcaatgtTGATAATCGctagaaattgaagatggcgttggaaaaagtttatttgtagcatgaatcatagtattcatcaaaccatttcatttgatagctaggtcatgaaaattggaaggtaaatgacagagATACAGCTAGCGGCGTTGTTGTGTggcaacctgtatatacaggtgtcttttctctactaaaattatattcaaaatggatgtattgtacatcagtggattcagaaaaacaatctctatccaatgacgtgaagaaaaatatatagagcaatttgaaaagcaaaagttaataatcgcttaaaattgaagacggccttggaaaaaatttatttgtagtatgaatcatagtattcatgaaaccatttcatttgataacccgctcatgaaaatcggaatgtaaatgacagagttacagcttggggcgttttttgtgtgacaccctgtataacttgttaggaaaagtaaaaatttcaaaaaaatcatcttttctttatttttgggagttagaATGTgttttatgtctcaaattaaagctgaaacattctagtttatgataaagtATAGAAATATAAGGGTTTGATTATAagaattttgagaaatcaaatcataactaaaaaattaggttatatAACTTGTTAAGAAAagtaaaagtttcaaaaaaaccatcttttctttatttttgagagtTAGAATGTgttttatgtctcaaattaaagctgaaacattctagtttatgataaagtataaaaatattatggtTTGATTGTaagaattttgagaaataaaatcatatctaaaaaattaggttatatAACTTGTTAAGAAAagtaacaatttcaaaaaaatcatcttttctttatttttgagagtTAGAATGTgttttatgtctcaaattaaagctgaaacattctagtttatgataaagtATAGAAATATTAGGGTTTGATTGAAAGAATtttcagaaataaaattataactaaaaaattaggttatatAACTTGttaagaaaagtaaaaatttcaaaaaaatcatcttttctttatttttgagagtTAGAATGTgttttatgtctcaaattaaagctgaaacattctagtttatgataaagtATAGAAATATTAGGGTTTGATTGAAAGAATtttcagaaataaaattataactaaaaaattaggttatatAACTTGttaagaaaagtaaaaatttcaaaaaaatcatcttttctttatttttgggagttagaATGTgttttatgtctcaaattaaagctgaaacattctagtttatgataaagtATAGAAATATTAGGGTTTGATTATAagaattttgagaaatcaaatcataactaaaaaattaggttatatAACTTGttaagaaaagtaaaaatttcaaaaaaatcatcttttctttatttttgggagttagaATGTgttttatgtctcaaattaaagctgaaacattctaatttatgataaagtATAGAAATATTAGGGTTTGATTATAAGAATTTTCAGAAATAAAcacataactaaaaaattaggttatatAACTTGTTAAGAAAagtaacaatttcaaaaaaatcatcctttctttatttttgggagttagaATGTgttttatgtctcaaattaaagctgaaacagtctagtttatgataaagtATAGAAATATTAGGGTTTGATTGTAAGAATTgtcagaaataaattaataattaaaaaaataatcttataTAACTTGttaagaaaagtaaaaatttaaaaaaaatcatcctttctttatttttgggagttagaATGTGttttatgtcttaaattaaagctgaaacattctagtttatgataaactataaaaatattaggtttttattgtaaaaattttcagaaataaaatcataaataaaacattgcATTATGCAGAAACTTATTATTTCTTGAAATTTatatgatatatgatataatatatgtTTCTGTTTTAGAAGATGAATTGAAGGAACAGGAATTGCAAGAAGAAAGTCACGAAGAAGAAACTCCCAAATATCATATTTTATGCAATGATGAAACAAATGTAAATGAAAACAAAGATGAAAGTGGAAGCGAAAATCCTGGAGAAACTAGCAGTTTGAGAATGGAAGAGGATGATGAGATGgatgaagaagatgaaatGGAAGGCAAAGATGAGATGgatgaagaagatgaaatGGAAGGCAAAGATGAGATGGATGAAGAAGATGAGCTAGAAGAAAAAGATGAAATGGATGAAGAAGATGAGGTAGAAGAAAAGGATGTGATGGAAGAAGAAGATGGGTCAGAAAAAGAAGGTAAAATGGAAGGTGAAGAACATAATACCATCGAAATCGAAAATCCTCAAGATGAGATGAAAAGTCTAAGCCCATATAATTATACACTAGAAATCGAAGATAAATATAATGACGACTGGAATGATAACAAAGAAAGTGCAAAACAGGAACATCCAGAAAGTGATCGGTGGGGAGAACAAGGAGAACAAGGATGGACTACTTGGGATATTGAAGAACCAAGCTTAGATGATAACGCAATCGAATGTGAAACCGAAAATCTTGGAGAAAGTACCAATTTACCagtagaagaaaaaaatgaagtgGATAATGATGAAAAAGAGCTAGAAGAAGAAAATCcgcaatcaaaaaattatagtaTGGATGAAGAAAATACATATAATGAAGTCGAAGAAGCTACTAATGTTAATAACGATTGTAACGAAGAAAATCCATCATCTGAAGTGGATGAGAAACCTGAAAAAAACTACAATAATGCTGAAATATGTGATGATCGTGGTCGTAGTCGAAGACGTAGTCGCGGACGTGGTCGAGGTAGAGGATTTGGacgtaaaaataataatacaagcAACAATGATGAAATGAAAAGTGCTGAACCACCgcagaaaaagaagaaatcaaaGAAACCACAGCAGATGACACGTCGTGAAATAACTGTAGCTGTTGAAGTCCCAGAAACAACCTATATAACATTAGGGTTACGACCGCGTGGTATTCCGTTATGTTTTGTGCATTCGGGAGAGTTTAGAATTCCAATTTACGATTATGATGAACTTCAAAAAGTtgataacttaattaataattatttaaaacgtaTCGCGATTGACATAAATAAACgttaaattagatttaagaaaatttattaccaaaatgtattaatgtatacgatattattatttaagttttgtttaaagagTTTGACGTCCTTGcaatgatttaaaatgtaagATGAAACGGCGCCGAGAGAAAttgaataagtttaaagtaATAATTGTCTTGACGTCGCGTTACGCACTCGTTGACATTGAGTCGGTCTGAAGGCCAAACCTGCAGATCTTCCTGGATGTGCACTACATACCAATCTATATTTAATCAATTCTCTCCCGGCCGAAAATAGACGCAAATCAATCTGCTCTTAAAACGATCTGCAGTTAATCCTATTCTGGACGTTTTTATTATTGCTTCCTCAATCTTGTTGACGTCACACTACTTACTATTGTGTttcaattttcgtatttttatataagagttgttgaataaaaagaaaaaaaaaacagtaacgagtttttgtattaaataatcACTGATATCCATCGTTTGAGGAAATAATACtcattttttagatattaatcaaaatttattgttgatCGTAAATTAATGGGGATTTTCCATGGACTGGTGCTCAATTGTattaactgatttttttaatcgatttattgCCACAAATCGATTTGATTTAAAGgagtttgaaaaaaattaaaattattataaaatgaaaCTCGGAACTTGCAACCTTGGCATTGATAGACCGCATGGCAACGTTGTAATCTCAATAACAACGATCGTAGTATAggtttttgtatttaatttgcGCGACCAATCGCTATCTTTACAACAAACAATTATATCCACGATCACGCATCATATGCCtgacacacacacacacatatatgtatatataaatatacatatatatataggaAGGATAAAGTTTGccaaattaatgtttattgttTAGTGCCAGATATTTAAAACtactaaatttaaatcaccttaaatacaatattttttaattacaatgatttaattttcaacaaaaatatttcatacaaaacaacctaataaataaattaagattaaaatctCAAATTATACAACAACCTTGATTTGtcttcaaaacaaaaaaaaaataagatgaaagaaaaataggTTAATTTTTTCTCTTGAGAATTAGATTGGACATTGCTCCTTTGAGTccaaggatttttttttgaaatgaatatttgcaaatcattaaaaatagaggTAAAAACGGAGGCGACAGCCTGTCTAGCAACCGGAGGCGAAAATATAACAGCAACCACGATAGACGGACGGTCTCTCTGCCATAGTGTATCTGACGTCATGATTATTTTTAGACTCAGTTTTGCATTTCGAGTTGAGAGCTTAACATCAACATACAATTAGCCAAAAACATTTCGAAATATTGAGTTCGTATGGCCCCGTTTATTAAACAAGGGGCCGGAccagtttttataaaaaaaacttttttgcgaGACGCAATAATACATCAAACTTATATTTACACGGCGTATGATAAGATACCGATGTTTTGTGTACttaagtttgtttttttacgtgataacaattttttttactattacctttttaaatatagtctataaataaatattacataagcaatttgaaatttattaggGTCATTTATTGACGTAAATCAGCCAAAAAAACTCTTTCTATTTTTTGGCTTTTTccgaattttctttttttgtattatttaggtcaattttttagtaattagcGAAAAAAACATTCGAGGTCCGG is from Onthophagus taurus isolate NC chromosome 8, IU_Otau_3.0, whole genome shotgun sequence and encodes:
- the LOC111425500 gene encoding probable serine/threonine-protein kinase kinX; translated protein: MCDNDVFQGDIHQFNFVFSEEIQQTASVDNKIDVDRSLSVFHESYPLRNDYRNWIEDLEKQLISNTEIMSDNQPNTPEEIMDDKKSEPAMEEDPALNFATKIVSSIMTQNNLSSEFQIAGICKAVEIAKKGFYELKTTETILQDIYNAEIAIFPKPNSQDEPYSPSDTIETIDLTISDDEGPLDLSHTMPKLSLLSPDTSNTSLPAEENNKTETNNINNQNIYEDISDFESNHEEEITEKVEDIKKDDENENTKFERRIVDVTHFKNFNTRLVNHLLDQTVYGSYTEASAAMRRLQQITNTPSNAITVIHVGTNCMNCDYYNYQNQAYHNDYTDYSNHYNQNYSFHGEYNANMNYPDTMRNDSNGQYFYTNYDEHTRRANEENLPQPDYNNQFDNNEEEGNIESVSKFPEDHGEKDFKIEEDKIEEDELKEQELQEESHEEETPKYHILCNDETNVNENKDESGSENPGETSSLRMEEDDEMDEEDEMEGKDEMDEEDEMEGKDEMDEEDELEEKDEMDEEDEVEEKDVMEEEDGSEKEGKMEGEEHNTIEIENPQDEMKSLSPYNYTLEIEDKYNDDWNDNKESAKQEHPESDRWGEQGEQGWTTWDIEEPSLDDNAIECETENLGESTNLPVEEKNEVDNDEKELEEENPQSKNYSMDEENTYNEVEEATNVNNDCNEENPSSEVDEKPEKNYNNAEICDDRGRSRRRSRGRGRGRGFGRKNNNTSNNDEMKSAEPPQKKKKSKKPQQMTRREITVAVEVPETTYITLGLRPRGIPLCFVHSGEFRIPIYDYDELQKVDNLINNYLKRIAIDINKR